One Deltaproteobacteria bacterium genomic region harbors:
- a CDS encoding ABC transporter ATP-binding protein codes for MSDAHTTLLSSEQALLQVRNLCVDFRLRHGNLTAVRNVSFDLHKGERLGIVGESGAGKSVTGFGIINLISKPGFISSGSILFEGRDLAKLDTEAVRQVRGNRISMIFQDPMMTLNPVLTVGTQMVETLMTHKNMTRSEARRVAVDKLKQVAIPSPGKRLDQYPHEFSGGMRQRIVIAIALLTSPAMIIADEPTTALDVTIQADIMELLLKLCETERMGLILITHDLAVVSQVTQKIAVMYAGSIVEMGPTEAIVSSPKHPYTRGLLAALPQAAARRKRLNQIPGVMPNLTRIPEGCPFNNRCPQCENACRKDLPLLRSLPDGSWVACHRLDCMDRK; via the coding sequence ATGAGCGACGCCCACACCACTCTCCTGAGTTCCGAACAGGCCCTGTTGCAGGTCCGGAATCTGTGTGTGGATTTCCGGCTTCGTCACGGCAATCTGACTGCCGTGCGCAATGTGAGCTTCGACCTGCACAAGGGCGAGCGCCTTGGCATAGTCGGCGAATCCGGGGCCGGAAAATCCGTGACAGGTTTCGGAATCATCAACCTCATCAGCAAACCAGGATTCATTTCCTCGGGCTCGATCCTCTTCGAGGGCCGAGACCTGGCCAAACTTGACACCGAGGCCGTCAGGCAGGTCCGGGGAAACCGGATCTCCATGATCTTTCAGGACCCCATGATGACCCTTAACCCGGTCCTGACCGTGGGCACCCAGATGGTCGAGACCCTGATGACCCACAAAAACATGACCAGATCCGAGGCCCGGCGGGTGGCCGTGGACAAACTCAAACAGGTGGCCATCCCCTCTCCAGGCAAGAGATTGGACCAGTATCCTCATGAGTTCTCAGGCGGCATGCGCCAGCGCATCGTCATCGCCATCGCCCTGCTGACCTCCCCGGCCATGATCATCGCCGACGAGCCAACCACGGCTCTAGACGTGACCATCCAGGCCGACATCATGGAACTCCTGCTCAAACTCTGCGAGACCGAGCGAATGGGCCTTATCCTTATCACCCACGACCTGGCCGTGGTCTCCCAGGTCACGCAAAAGATTGCCGTCATGTACGCCGGGTCCATTGTCGAAATGGGCCCCACCGAGGCCATTGTCTCCTCCCCGAAACATCCTTACACTAGGGGGCTTCTGGCCGCCCTGCCCCAGGCTGCGGCCCGCAGGAAACGGCTCAACCAGATCCCTGGCGTCATGCCCAACCTGACCCGCATCCCCGAGGGTTGTCCCTTCAACAACCGCTGCCCCCAATGCGAGAATGCCTGCCGGAAGGATCTCCCTCTATTGCGATCCCTCCCAGACGGTTCTTGGGTCGCCTGCCACCGGCTGGATTGTATGGATCGGAAATGA